From Pelagicoccus albus, the proteins below share one genomic window:
- a CDS encoding Sec-independent protein translocase subunit TatA/TatB, translated as MQANNAVLGIMNMGWPEITIVIVIFILLFGAKKLPELARGVGKSIKEFKKATSSIEDEVRNAIEEEPKPSAPKPQPTADKEKTSAES; from the coding sequence ATGCAAGCAAACAACGCAGTTCTCGGAATCATGAACATGGGATGGCCGGAGATAACGATCGTAATCGTCATCTTCATTCTTCTATTCGGAGCTAAGAAACTCCCGGAACTCGCTCGCGGTGTGGGCAAGTCCATCAAAGAGTTCAAAAAAGCAACCAGCAGCATAGAAGACGAAGTTCGCAATGCGATTGAAGAAGAGCCAAAGCCTTCAGCTCCGAAACCGCAACCAACTGCAGACAAGGAAAAGACCTCGGCTGAAAGCTAA